The Leptospira sp. WS39.C2 genome contains a region encoding:
- a CDS encoding LPS-assembly protein LptD — protein sequence MEILAQDTNGLKLLFPDQNLPSKNIQEEERKQTTTQIQRGLVRKSVDSMTDREVDDNLRNLGLNPSGTIYSKRERLREALVPAEELPLTPESLLSSQPKKGPPIQIQNAAEGQLLNIDKTKGGVLVLRGKVRVKIKAGELIADSVSIDATRQEIYAEGGVEYKDGNAKVIGDRMIYDLKLNQGVVYNSKLSMFPSHFIGQKIKRLDEKRYLLEMGYFTACNAELPHESFQARRIVIHDDRSVVAQWVSYKVGGTTLFMLPFLYNSESGNGVTTQFGKNNTQGWFWQNSYQWSDSYPNSLFLANGYKARFDMYEKTGQAAQLEMWKVSPILNYNINLGYANYKNNAITPVYEDRFRNNGFGNVAVTNNVDRGELFPNSGLPYRNTGINYDPWWKADLRLNAKFNDFSKDYTRNFQLQYENYSNRLFDYEFGNRYQPSNSLQSLYTFRDVRFGLIRNILNWNFNYTENRGDLSVGIAMSRTLIYQIQANQFFAAQDTLPAVTIRNSSNIGIIPGTTSPIYWDMLFQTNINRIYGPPQQKVNPTTGIVDPRSQYQDYVLRSQTNVVGETGLRSPIAMGAYVSFTPSVYMGATKQTVEFPGSGSELNGPDRDVNKAYASLLKQQSYQYVRQSHTVRMGIPEIFLSTTYRRLDADKAEAKDPILGNLRQHEAEFSLESYALNDWDISVRTIRDLRQFSSTYNPGLTNMQRWYYTVVRIGGFFDFVDGFTTRRPSLLERKRNFYSGVFINNDYVHHTPQNRSLSNNLTVSYKMGGFSWPIIRAFRSLEIGSTWYHVYKDSFLDSYRFFFKTDVKVTRYTGVELELDSRVTEPWRLTALAQGQFYALNTSPELYTSQTGTNYDQTTIWEDLASGTGANGQTERQKTVFNINRFMMTFKMDLHNWEYRLGYSMNLRALPGGLALNNQLTFYDQSVYLSVNLTNFNFGDSASAQATRVRLYRFRKRPLDGTSTDLSE from the coding sequence ATGGAAATTCTGGCACAGGATACCAATGGGTTAAAATTACTATTCCCTGACCAAAATTTACCTTCCAAAAACATACAAGAAGAAGAACGAAAACAAACCACAACCCAAATCCAAAGAGGTCTCGTACGAAAATCTGTGGATTCAATGACGGATAGGGAAGTGGATGACAACCTTCGAAATTTAGGTTTAAATCCCTCGGGAACCATTTATAGCAAACGTGAGCGTTTGCGAGAGGCACTTGTCCCTGCAGAAGAACTTCCTCTCACACCCGAATCTCTACTCAGTTCTCAGCCAAAAAAAGGGCCACCCATCCAAATCCAAAACGCAGCTGAGGGGCAACTTTTAAACATCGATAAAACTAAGGGCGGAGTTCTTGTTTTGCGAGGTAAGGTCCGAGTGAAAATCAAAGCAGGGGAACTCATTGCTGATTCCGTATCCATTGATGCCACAAGACAAGAAATTTATGCTGAAGGTGGAGTTGAATACAAGGATGGAAATGCCAAGGTCATTGGAGATCGAATGATTTATGATCTCAAACTGAACCAAGGGGTTGTTTATAATTCTAAATTGAGCATGTTTCCATCCCATTTCATAGGTCAAAAAATCAAACGTTTGGATGAAAAAAGATACTTACTGGAGATGGGATATTTCACTGCATGTAATGCAGAACTTCCACATGAATCTTTTCAAGCAAGACGGATTGTGATTCATGATGATCGTTCTGTCGTAGCACAGTGGGTTTCGTATAAAGTTGGTGGAACAACTTTATTTATGTTACCATTTTTGTACAATTCGGAATCAGGTAATGGTGTCACAACCCAATTTGGTAAAAACAATACCCAAGGTTGGTTTTGGCAAAACTCATACCAATGGTCTGATTCTTATCCCAATAGTTTATTTTTAGCAAACGGATATAAGGCTCGTTTTGATATGTATGAAAAAACTGGGCAAGCAGCTCAGTTGGAAATGTGGAAAGTATCTCCCATTCTAAACTACAATATCAATTTAGGATATGCTAATTATAAAAACAACGCAATCACACCAGTTTATGAAGATCGTTTTCGAAATAATGGATTTGGAAATGTTGCTGTTACCAATAATGTAGACCGAGGAGAATTGTTTCCAAACTCTGGACTCCCATATCGTAATACTGGAATAAACTATGATCCTTGGTGGAAAGCAGACTTACGATTGAATGCAAAATTCAACGACTTTTCAAAAGATTATACACGTAACTTCCAATTACAATATGAAAATTATAGTAATAGGCTTTTTGATTATGAATTTGGAAATCGTTACCAACCATCCAATTCATTACAATCATTATATACTTTTCGTGATGTTCGATTTGGTTTAATTAGAAATATTTTAAACTGGAACTTTAATTATACGGAAAACCGTGGTGACTTGAGTGTTGGAATTGCAATGAGTAGAACACTCATTTACCAAATACAAGCAAATCAATTTTTTGCAGCACAAGACACATTACCAGCAGTTACAATTCGAAATTCGAGTAACATTGGTATAATTCCGGGGACAACAAGTCCAATATATTGGGACATGTTATTTCAAACCAATATAAATCGTATTTATGGTCCCCCACAACAAAAAGTAAATCCGACAACAGGTATCGTTGATCCTAGAAGCCAATACCAAGATTATGTATTACGATCCCAAACCAATGTGGTAGGAGAAACAGGACTTCGTTCTCCGATAGCGATGGGTGCGTATGTTTCTTTTACTCCATCAGTTTATATGGGTGCGACCAAACAAACAGTAGAGTTCCCAGGATCTGGAAGTGAATTAAATGGCCCAGACAGAGATGTCAACAAAGCTTATGCGTCTTTATTAAAACAACAATCATACCAATATGTTCGCCAATCTCACACAGTTCGTATGGGAATTCCAGAAATATTCCTATCAACAACATACCGTCGGTTAGATGCTGATAAAGCAGAGGCAAAAGATCCAATTTTAGGAAATTTACGCCAACATGAGGCAGAATTCTCATTAGAAAGTTATGCTTTAAATGATTGGGACATTTCTGTTCGCACAATCCGTGATTTACGCCAATTTTCTTCTACATACAATCCTGGACTTACCAATATGCAACGTTGGTATTATACAGTTGTTCGGATAGGTGGTTTTTTTGACTTTGTAGATGGTTTTACAACAAGAAGGCCAAGTTTATTAGAAAGAAAACGAAACTTTTATTCTGGTGTATTTATCAATAATGATTATGTTCATCACACACCTCAGAACAGATCATTATCCAATAACCTTACCGTATCATATAAAATGGGTGGGTTTTCTTGGCCCATCATCCGTGCATTTCGTAGTTTGGAAATTGGATCCACATGGTATCATGTTTATAAAGATAGTTTTTTAGACAGCTATCGGTTCTTTTTTAAAACAGATGTCAAAGTTACACGTTACACAGGCGTGGAACTTGAGTTAGACTCAAGGGTCACAGAACCTTGGCGGCTTACTGCCCTAGCACAAGGTCAATTTTACGCATTAAATACAAGTCCGGAACTGTATACATCACAAACAGGGACTAATTACGACCAAACTACAATTTGGGAAGACTTAGCCTCAGGAACTGGGGCCAATGGACAAACAGAAAGGCAAAAAACCGTTTTTAACATTAACCGGTTTATGATGACCTTTAAAATGGATTTACATAATTGGGAATACAGACTTGGTTACAGTATGAACTTAAGAGCTCTACCAGGAGGTCTTGCTCTAAATAACCAACTAACATTTTATGACCAATCCGTCTATTTATCTGTAAATTTAACAAATTTCAATTTTGGAGATTCCGCATCTGCACAGGCAACAAGAGTCAGATTGTACAGATTCAGAAAACGTCCATTGGATGGAACATCAACGGATCTATCAGAATAA
- a CDS encoding response regulator produces the protein MTSIVENQKETDVKKILVVEDERIIAINICSTLKQYGYNATYVSEANDAIEQIESQHFDLVLMDIMLNGPMDGIEIASKIKRTKEIPVIYLTAYSDEATINRAKTTEPFGYLIKPFNSRDLYISVEMAIYKSQVQKHIRVVESRLAENQKWETIALVASGISHEINNPLTSILNLADLIILEAKKSSNQSLKEKAEKITEESERIAKIVKNLVSYSQSTNSQWTYSNLVSILNDTRSFLHQYFLKEGIQCELEMGDVPHVYCQPQKIKQVLLNLIQDARLRVNTREDSIGRKISVSMSVVGEEGKEFVQIQIKDNGSEDLMMGISQMNSLDVTRSIVAEHKGILSRDDITSAWLFTLPIVKPV, from the coding sequence ATGACATCGATTGTGGAAAATCAAAAAGAAACAGATGTGAAAAAGATCCTCGTAGTAGAGGATGAAAGGATCATTGCAATTAATATATGTTCTACCTTAAAACAATATGGATATAATGCTACGTATGTATCCGAAGCAAATGATGCCATTGAACAAATCGAATCACAACATTTTGACCTCGTACTCATGGACATTATGCTGAATGGACCAATGGATGGGATTGAAATTGCCAGTAAAATCAAACGAACAAAAGAAATTCCTGTCATATATTTAACTGCCTATTCAGATGAAGCAACCATCAATCGGGCAAAAACCACAGAACCTTTTGGTTACCTCATCAAACCATTTAACAGCCGTGACTTATATATTTCCGTTGAAATGGCCATTTACAAATCACAAGTGCAGAAACACATTCGGGTGGTAGAGAGTCGATTGGCAGAAAATCAAAAGTGGGAAACAATCGCACTTGTAGCTTCAGGTATTTCACATGAAATTAATAATCCCCTTACATCGATTCTCAATTTAGCAGATCTCATCATTTTAGAGGCAAAAAAATCTTCTAACCAATCTCTGAAGGAAAAAGCTGAAAAAATCACAGAAGAATCGGAACGGATCGCTAAAATTGTAAAAAACTTAGTCTCTTACTCTCAATCAACAAATTCACAATGGACCTATTCTAATTTAGTTAGTATTTTAAATGATACTCGTTCTTTCCTACACCAGTATTTTTTAAAAGAAGGAATCCAGTGTGAATTGGAGATGGGTGATGTCCCTCATGTCTATTGCCAACCTCAAAAAATCAAACAAGTGCTACTCAATTTGATCCAAGATGCCAGGTTACGTGTGAATACAAGAGAAGATTCCATTGGTCGAAAAATCTCGGTTTCCATGTCTGTTGTTGGGGAAGAAGGAAAAGAATTTGTTCAAATCCAAATCAAAGATAATGGTTCGGAAGATTTGATGATGGGAATTTCACAAATGAATTCTTTAGACGTCACACGGAGTATTGTTGCAGAACATAAAGGGATATTGTCACGTGATGACATAACTTCTGCTTGGTTGTTTACTCTACCGATCGTAAAACCGGTATAA
- a CDS encoding ATP-dependent helicase has protein sequence MDLDLNEAQKQVVLAEKGPILVVAGAGTGKTKTLVHKLAHLVKNGTNPESILLLTFTRRAAKEMIGRASLVLDHRMMSVRGGTFHSFCHHFLRKYSGVLSMDSNFTILDEEDTIGFVGMARDQVVTSGTKVRFPKKETLAEIFSASFNLQLSLEKYLQKEYPMFLGITKEIQEIKTKFFDLKQKHNSLDFDDLLENTRKILMSDETIRQRLSSVYQYILVDEYQDTNRIQAHIACLLASVHQNILVVGDDAQCIYGFRGASVHNMLDFPKIFPNTKTIQLTENYRSVQSILNLANSILESSTENYKKKLVSAVSKKSEPPFLVPFESLDEEAIWISTKILELYEEKIPLSEIAVLFRSGYSSHLLEVQLNAKKIPYRKYGGKRFLDLAHVKDIIAYLKVIENPKDFLSWNRVLLLEDSIGKKYSQILYKKLETNQFFWKDDEHFFLGLPENTKKSFSKLMECLESLDPKKHSVNFILENILTHYLPILDLQYDDSEKRKHDLDALVLISKKESNLSDYLSNLILNPVEGKELGTLDSKEDDFLTLSTIHSAKGLEWKVVFTMQVVEGNLPNHRIRTTEELEEERRLFYVAITRAKDLLYLTNPAFNDKNRFTSVSRFISDLPDKNLLLETILGTVPNENKEAQEESQNGTKINPFQNIQNYFLN, from the coding sequence GTGGATCTGGATTTAAACGAAGCCCAAAAACAAGTCGTTTTAGCAGAGAAAGGACCCATTTTAGTGGTTGCTGGGGCAGGTACGGGCAAAACCAAAACCTTAGTTCATAAACTTGCTCATTTGGTTAAAAATGGGACAAATCCCGAATCCATCCTCCTCCTTACCTTTACTAGACGGGCTGCGAAGGAAATGATTGGGAGGGCATCGCTTGTACTCGACCACCGAATGATGTCTGTTCGAGGGGGAACCTTCCATTCTTTTTGCCACCACTTTCTACGAAAGTATTCGGGTGTTTTGTCTATGGATTCAAATTTCACAATATTGGATGAAGAGGATACAATTGGTTTTGTCGGAATGGCAAGAGACCAAGTGGTGACAAGTGGGACAAAGGTTCGATTTCCTAAAAAAGAAACTCTCGCGGAAATTTTTTCAGCAAGTTTTAATTTACAACTCTCCCTAGAGAAATACCTCCAAAAAGAATACCCAATGTTTCTTGGTATCACAAAAGAAATACAAGAAATCAAAACCAAATTTTTTGATCTAAAACAAAAACATAATTCCTTAGATTTTGATGATTTATTAGAAAATACTCGAAAAATATTAATGTCTGATGAAACGATACGCCAAAGATTATCATCGGTATACCAATACATACTCGTTGATGAATACCAAGATACCAATCGTATCCAAGCACATATCGCCTGTTTGCTCGCAAGTGTTCATCAGAATATACTAGTCGTTGGTGATGACGCACAATGTATTTATGGGTTTAGAGGTGCAAGTGTCCACAATATGTTGGATTTTCCAAAGATTTTCCCGAATACTAAGACAATCCAGCTAACAGAGAACTATCGGAGTGTACAATCAATTCTCAATTTGGCAAATTCCATTTTAGAATCAAGTACAGAGAACTACAAAAAAAAATTGGTCTCCGCAGTTTCAAAAAAATCGGAACCACCTTTTTTAGTTCCATTTGAATCTTTGGATGAAGAAGCAATTTGGATTTCTACAAAAATTTTGGAATTGTATGAGGAAAAAATCCCGTTATCGGAAATTGCCGTCCTCTTTCGATCTGGTTATTCTTCGCATTTATTGGAAGTGCAACTGAACGCAAAAAAAATTCCTTATAGAAAGTACGGAGGAAAACGATTTTTAGATTTAGCGCATGTAAAAGATATCATCGCATATTTAAAAGTAATTGAGAATCCAAAAGATTTCCTTTCTTGGAATCGAGTTTTATTATTAGAAGATTCTATAGGAAAAAAATATTCACAAATTTTATATAAAAAATTGGAAACAAACCAGTTTTTCTGGAAAGACGATGAACATTTTTTCTTAGGACTTCCAGAAAATACTAAAAAATCATTTTCTAAATTGATGGAATGTTTGGAATCTTTGGATCCAAAAAAACATTCGGTAAATTTTATTCTGGAAAATATATTAACCCATTACCTACCGATTTTGGATTTACAATATGATGATTCTGAAAAAAGAAAACATGATTTAGATGCTTTGGTTTTAATATCAAAAAAAGAATCAAATTTATCGGATTACCTCTCTAATCTAATCTTAAATCCAGTGGAAGGAAAAGAATTGGGAACTCTCGATAGCAAAGAGGATGATTTTCTCACTTTATCGACGATCCATTCTGCAAAAGGATTGGAATGGAAAGTTGTTTTTACCATGCAAGTGGTAGAGGGTAATTTACCCAACCATCGCATTCGGACAACTGAGGAACTAGAAGAGGAACGGCGATTGTTTTACGTAGCAATTACACGAGCAAAAGATTTATTGTATTTAACGAACCCAGCCTTTAATGATAAAAATCGATTTACTTCCGTTAGTCGCTTTATATCCGATTTGCCAGATAAAAATCTATTATTAGAAACCATTCTGGGAACTGTTCCAAATGAAAACAAGGAAGCACAAGAAGAAAGTCAAAATGGGACCAAGATTAATCCCTTCCAAAACATCCAAAACTACTTTTTGAATTGA
- a CDS encoding MORN repeat-containing protein, whose protein sequence is MKNHWKTIIISSISLLLSVSCASNDPKDTSDAKNQDSKANSRNVSMDDPEKSGKKFGCIEGNCVNGVGKYVYENGDIYTGSFKNDLRDGSGSFVYADGEKFNGTYAEDKKQGPGEYNFKNGDKYVGEFQNGQINGKGTYSFKDGKSVSGDFTSDGQEGIGVLTDDGKSRNCKITGRKLLCE, encoded by the coding sequence ATGAAGAATCACTGGAAAACAATTATCATTAGTTCAATTTCGCTCTTATTATCTGTATCATGTGCATCCAATGATCCAAAAGATACATCCGACGCTAAAAACCAAGATTCAAAAGCAAACTCTCGTAATGTGAGTATGGATGACCCAGAAAAGAGTGGGAAAAAATTTGGATGCATTGAAGGTAATTGTGTCAATGGTGTAGGTAAATATGTTTATGAAAACGGAGATATTTACACAGGTTCATTCAAAAATGATCTTAGAGATGGTTCCGGTAGTTTTGTATATGCGGATGGTGAAAAATTTAACGGGACCTATGCGGAAGACAAAAAACAAGGGCCAGGCGAATATAATTTCAAAAATGGTGATAAATATGTTGGTGAATTCCAAAACGGACAAATCAACGGAAAAGGAACTTATAGCTTTAAAGATGGAAAATCAGTATCAGGTGACTTTACATCGGATGGCCAAGAAGGAATTGGAGTTTTGACCGATGATGGAAAATCAAGAAACTGTAAAATCACCGGACGAAAACTACTTTGTGAGTGA
- a CDS encoding M48 family metallopeptidase, protein MKFYSMLVVLCFLISACNTSPTGRRQIILVGDEEMNEMGTQTFIDMKSKTPIDTRPNSNSYVKCIVQAQLAVTTDTTGVSDWEVVVFKDNSPNAFALPGGKIGVFTGMFSVAKNKDQLAAVIGHEIGHVIARHGNERVSQNQLTSGSVKILETLGKPTVAGALGMGAKFGVLLPFSRQHESEADLIGLEIMAKSGFDPRESVNLWKNMSALGSGKPNELLSTHPSDETRMKQLNSAMPKAMALYESAMQSGKKPNCQM, encoded by the coding sequence ATGAAATTTTACTCAATGTTAGTCGTTTTATGTTTTTTAATCTCCGCTTGTAATACTTCTCCCACAGGGAGAAGGCAGATCATTTTAGTGGGGGATGAAGAAATGAATGAAATGGGAACCCAAACATTTATTGATATGAAATCTAAAACACCTATTGATACGAGGCCCAACTCAAATTCCTATGTCAAATGTATTGTCCAAGCACAACTTGCGGTCACAACTGATACAACTGGTGTGAGTGATTGGGAAGTAGTTGTTTTTAAAGACAATTCACCCAATGCATTTGCCTTACCTGGTGGTAAAATCGGAGTATTTACAGGTATGTTTTCAGTTGCAAAGAACAAAGACCAGCTTGCAGCTGTTATTGGTCATGAAATTGGTCATGTGATTGCTAGACATGGAAATGAACGTGTCTCTCAGAACCAATTGACTTCAGGATCGGTTAAAATTTTAGAAACACTTGGGAAACCTACGGTAGCTGGTGCTTTAGGTATGGGAGCAAAGTTTGGAGTTTTATTACCATTTTCTAGACAACATGAGTCGGAAGCAGATTTGATTGGATTGGAAATTATGGCAAAATCAGGTTTTGATCCAAGAGAAAGTGTAAACTTATGGAAAAATATGAGTGCTCTCGGAAGTGGAAAACCAAACGAACTTTTATCTACGCATCCTTCAGATGAAACAAGAATGAAACAACTGAACTCTGCCATGCCAAAGGCAATGGCTTTGTATGAATCTGCTATGCAGTCAGGTAAAAAACCCAACTGCCAAATGTAA
- a CDS encoding putative bifunctional diguanylate cyclase/phosphodiesterase, whose translation MGSPISVLILENDSNSVFDIVREMKANGLSPLYKVVESFGSFESTVLEEDWDAILCSTRKPFQLEISLYLKYLNEKKIDIPVILLSDPEEFQKNLHYMKSGVNDIIDRKTLLRLAEVLERERRELVYRKEKNTTETFLFQSLKEIQLQKFALDQANIVSITDANGIITYVNDAFAKGSGFQVSELLGQNHRILKCQNKTKEEWEKIWETIHKGHVWRGEILNTKKDGSVFWVDTTIVPFIGTDGSVFQYIAIHHDITDRKLAEEQLTHDAFYDSLTGLPNRALYLARIEQKIFSYNIKKDGYPILFCINIDNFKRINHSIGNDAGDQILIIFSSRLKQFSDKDAVITRLGADNFSILLNHLLSIEEAFDYAYRLLEYIGDVIPIGGYEIYLTASCGISAFGLGGKEADVLLRNAEIAMFHAKSQKVGTVAVFNQAMQEKIHFQLEIQNDLKKALIQNEISVFYQPILDLKSNKIGHWEALVRWRHPQRGMVSPAEFIPLAEDSGLIVPITRFVLEQTANVIEEVQIKKGYPISIAVNLSPQVFFDQNIFHWIVDLHKKREIPYTSLQVEITESLAMKNLSETVPILSNLIDIGVKVALDDFGTGFSSLSYLEKLPLSILKIDKSFLNNVHVGSKESYLLISIINMAHDLGYSVVAEGVEELEQLELLKSYMCDEIQGYWLSKPIPSPEIIPFLVQFYKKEHK comes from the coding sequence ATGGGAAGTCCAATCAGTGTTTTAATTCTAGAAAACGATTCCAACAGCGTTTTTGATATAGTTCGTGAAATGAAGGCCAATGGGCTTAGTCCACTTTACAAAGTAGTGGAATCCTTTGGATCTTTTGAATCAACCGTATTGGAAGAAGATTGGGATGCTATACTTTGTAGTACACGAAAACCTTTTCAATTAGAGATATCACTATATCTAAAATACTTAAATGAGAAAAAAATAGACATTCCTGTTATTTTGCTCTCAGACCCAGAAGAATTCCAAAAAAATTTACATTACATGAAATCGGGTGTAAACGATATCATTGATCGCAAAACACTACTTAGATTAGCGGAAGTATTGGAAAGAGAGAGGAGGGAACTTGTATACCGAAAAGAAAAAAACACAACAGAAACTTTTTTGTTCCAATCTCTCAAAGAAATCCAATTACAAAAATTTGCTCTAGACCAAGCCAATATCGTTTCAATTACCGATGCAAATGGGATCATCACTTATGTTAATGACGCATTTGCAAAAGGATCTGGTTTTCAAGTTTCTGAGTTATTAGGCCAAAACCACAGAATCCTCAAATGCCAAAACAAAACTAAGGAAGAATGGGAAAAAATCTGGGAAACCATTCACAAAGGGCATGTTTGGCGAGGTGAAATTTTAAATACGAAAAAAGATGGAAGTGTGTTTTGGGTAGACACAACTATCGTTCCCTTTATTGGAACAGATGGTTCGGTATTCCAATACATTGCCATCCACCATGATATAACAGATCGAAAATTAGCAGAAGAACAGCTTACCCATGATGCATTTTATGATAGTTTGACTGGATTACCAAACCGCGCTTTATACTTAGCAAGGATTGAACAAAAAATCTTTTCTTATAATATCAAAAAAGACGGTTATCCAATTTTATTTTGTATCAATATTGATAATTTCAAACGAATCAACCACTCCATTGGAAACGATGCTGGAGACCAAATACTCATTATTTTTTCGAGTCGTCTAAAACAATTTTCAGACAAAGATGCAGTGATCACAAGGCTTGGCGCAGATAATTTTTCAATTTTACTAAATCATCTTCTTTCAATAGAAGAAGCATTTGATTATGCATACCGGTTATTAGAATACATCGGTGATGTTATTCCAATAGGTGGTTATGAAATTTACCTTACGGCTTCGTGTGGTATTTCTGCTTTTGGGCTCGGTGGAAAAGAAGCAGATGTTTTACTTCGAAATGCTGAAATAGCGATGTTTCATGCCAAATCACAAAAAGTCGGAACCGTTGCTGTTTTCAACCAAGCAATGCAGGAAAAAATCCATTTTCAATTGGAAATCCAAAATGATTTAAAAAAAGCCTTAATCCAAAATGAAATTTCTGTTTTTTACCAACCGATACTTGACTTAAAATCGAATAAAATTGGGCATTGGGAAGCGCTTGTTAGATGGCGTCATCCACAAAGAGGGATGGTTTCTCCAGCTGAATTCATTCCCTTAGCCGAAGATTCTGGACTTATTGTCCCAATCACTCGTTTTGTTTTAGAACAAACAGCGAATGTAATCGAAGAAGTACAAATCAAAAAGGGATATCCTATTTCTATTGCGGTTAATTTGAGCCCCCAAGTCTTTTTTGACCAAAATATCTTTCATTGGATAGTAGATTTACATAAAAAAAGGGAAATTCCTTATACTTCTTTGCAGGTTGAAATTACCGAAAGTTTAGCAATGAAGAATTTATCAGAAACAGTTCCAATCTTATCCAATTTGATAGATATTGGTGTAAAGGTTGCACTGGATGATTTTGGAACTGGATTTTCTTCGTTGTCCTACTTAGAAAAATTACCATTATCGATTCTAAAAATTGATAAATCATTTTTGAATAATGTGCATGTAGGTTCCAAGGAAAGTTATCTACTTATATCAATCATCAATATGGCACATGACCTAGGTTATTCGGTAGTTGCTGAAGGTGTCGAAGAGTTGGAACAATTGGAACTTTTAAAGTCTTATATGTGTGACGAAATTCAAGGGTATTGGTTATCAAAACCTATACCATCTCCAGAAATCATACCATTTTTAGTTCAGTTTTATAAAAAGGAACACAAATGA
- a CDS encoding STAS domain-containing protein, whose translation MNFTTKQVKNHTVVTLEGSLDIYSAPALKKELHKIIDDGAESVAIDMINIKLLDSSGIALLANLQKKLKSEEGQFFLLNVSQDVMVILKLSSLDKFFTILGGEGELP comes from the coding sequence ATGAATTTCACAACAAAACAAGTTAAAAATCATACAGTTGTTACTCTAGAGGGATCCCTCGATATTTATTCTGCACCAGCACTTAAAAAAGAGCTCCATAAGATCATTGATGATGGAGCAGAATCAGTAGCAATTGATATGATCAATATCAAATTATTAGATTCCTCTGGAATAGCGTTACTTGCAAATTTGCAAAAGAAACTCAAATCAGAAGAAGGTCAGTTTTTCCTTCTAAACGTTAGCCAAGACGTGATGGTGATTTTAAAACTTTCAAGTTTGGATAAGTTTTTCACAATTTTAGGGGGCGAGGGAGAACTCCCTTAA